ctctattacatcgttttcttggtggataccggtggagtgcttcacacttgaggagcagctgctaaggatctccgctcgtggttcttggatcgctattaaagacctccatctttccattaatgtaaagcttcttaaggtaaacatactgaactaaatattatttttcgcatggatcctgcggagggtttcggtttttttaagatttaaatttatgttttcgttgcgtttatgtgctaaaaacccttcacttcATATTTAGatactagcccttttccttttccttcacaaactctagggtttggtgcataTTCCACAGTTTCAACAtttatctctttctctctctctcttgctcagcaaccaatgcaatgtatcctcccttcttccttcatttctccagcttctcatcttgctctatttcaagctcataggtctttggaatcccatacagtctgtccaagatgaattccttgtaatcttgagagtttcttagtgagactgtcataggcttccattcctttggcggagatctaaggaatttgaggtttgagtcttttgtctgataaactattccatgcagctttagagcgactcactttctttactatgaaaatgctcatatcgctgaatcaagagttgcatattattttcccttacctgctcagttccatcacatataacttgaattgtatctcAGACCTTTTTAGCTGTTTTacaatttatgatgttgtcaaacatgtcaccatcaacaccattaaaaaAAATGTTCAAGGCCTTCTTATTCTTATGAAAttgctcaatatctggatcagaccattctgctctaggctttgggatggatggctcatttcctgtagcagctctcatagagACATGAGGACCTttttcaatgcagtccacatattcttcatcttaagagaggagatgcaggtgcattttcaccttccaattgTGATAATtttctttgtccagaaatggaatctttactccacCATCTTttttgctcatcttgttagttgttgtgatctttaaactctttgttcttcaagagcttgctctgataccaattgttattcccaaacaatctaacaaagaattacagaaggggggttgaatgtaattctggtgtttttttattttaagaattgttttatcttaaatatataactgtgtttgatttagctaaggtgcggaatgaaagtattgaagaaatcaaacacaaagtaatcaaatacaagtatttaaaaacttttcggtggattgaactttttcaccagagatatatataaaatcgagaactctgtgatgcaagatttgcacacaactgcttacaagtagaacttacaaataacagagaaattctttacagatacagccttttctatttctctggtaaattGCTTGCTAACTCGATATTGTTCTACTTGTTAcccttgatttatatatcaccaagttacatgatgaaaatacaaacaaataagataaaatgtttcttagtctaattatatgcttcttcatttctctatctagcatctttgaatatcttcagtttagcatggaaatgaaaatgtttctttgttctgaaaaacctgtaaataggctaccacattccatttgcatctagTCAACCAATGTGACTGTCATGTCACTATTAACTGCTATTTGAATTTAAACATtcgttgaaacttcattggatcatccgttgaaactgtgttGAATCATCCATCGAAACTTCactggatcatccgttgaatgtgacttgggtcatccgtcgaagtcttgtagaatcatccgttgaaagtcttccatagcagttaactctatttggcttatgcaaaattacaaggcatctaatatttacaattagccaacctctTTTGTATATCAcactagtagtcaatatgactttaaatatcctacaacttctagatcttTAAGATATTGTagaatgcagaaatgtgttacaaaactatttgatacataagctactctctcaacaGATGTTaaagtgattatccgttgaaagttacaaaatcactaaattaaatctactaaggtgttttgtttaacttatcatcaagtacacaacatattcctaatagtTACAACAATCCATATATAAGAAAACAACTTTATGTCTGACCTACATTAATACGACCACATAAACAATGCCCGTACTTATATTTTTTAAATACACTTGAAAAACCATGAATATCGGACATACACAAATTCCAATAAATATCAACATATATTAAACTCGAACATCATATACAACCAACAAATTTGTCATGACCAAAATCATCAAAACTGGaaaaaaaacaaattataaaCAAGACGCGATATACCATCACTCAAAAGTCTAAATAATTATTGAGCACCTGCCTTAAGTAATACTTTTCGCACATTTTAGTCAAAAATTATTAGAGACTATAACTTTTATTTTCTAACAAAACTCGTGAaagatgaattttaaaatatcataCACTTTTGCATTCtaaaaatttttctaaaaaatggTTTATAACTCGCACGGATTATTATGATAGGTTATTATGATAGTAAATATGTagttataaaaaaaaatttgTGGACGtgtattttgaaaataaaaactTGTTTATGATAATTGAGAAACAAGTTTAGCCATACAGATTATATATAGTCGTAATCTAATTCTATAGTGACCAATACATTATGGTAAAATTATTGAAAGTACTGATGTTTAATGAGAATATAGAAAGGCAATATGAATAGATTGAATTAGTAAAGACCACTTCATGGTCAATAAATAATGTTCCATCCTTATCTTATGATGATGACATACTATATTTATCTGATTATCATATTCATCGCTCAAATTTAACACGAACAAAATGGTTTTTCCTTACAATTGTCCGTGGTATAATTTGTCCTTGCCCACACATATCACTAATTACTAGAAATATTCTCCCAACCATTAAACTTTTTCTAGTTTATCTTCCACTTGTCATACTCTTACTCTCACTCCTTGCATCCACAGCCAACTAACTGTACTAAAAACTAGGACTTGTCATGTACATTACAACCATTTAGCCATTCATTTACATCCTTACTATTATAAATTCACTGCACACCTTTTTTGTAATATGATCTTGTACATTACTATTTCTCATGCATGTTTGTTTCTTCACAATTTACTAGTATACATTCATTTTGTTTTTCATtatggcaatggtggtggaggagAGTAATCACAAGGAAAGTACTAGTTCAATATTGCACTATTGTAAGATATGTAACAGGGGATTTACTTGTGGCGGTGCTCTTGGGGGACATATGAGAGCACATAATATTGCAGAGGTGATTGATCGCATTCATGGAGATCAACAACATCAACCAGCTACCTCTAAGGCCGATTACGGGCACGAGTCCCAGGGCGATAAGCATTCGTATTATCTTCGAAGGACGTCGAATCGATTTGTGAGTTTCCGGTCGTCGCCGCGTGGAGATTATTATGGTAAGTCGAGTTTCGATGAGGACAAAATGTCGGTTTTTTCGTCGTTAGAAGGTGAGGGTGGAGGAGCAAATAGGGGTTATATTTTGGAATATCTAAGAGCTAAAGAATTCCAAAGTTTTGATGAATTTCGGATTTCGAGAGATGAAGAAGATCTTGCTAATTTCTTGGTCACATTGTCGGCAAACAATTCTTGTAATGAAGAGGATTATTACAATAATAAGTCTAAAGAGGTGGCAAAAGGGTTATTTCAATGTAAAGCTTGTAAAAAAGTTTTCAACTCCCACCAAGCATTGGGAGGACATAGAGCCAGTCACAAGAAAGTTAAAGGATGTTATGCTGCGAGATTTGATCATTTGACCTCAGCTGATACTGACATTGCTAATGAAGATTCCTCCAGCCACGATGAATTCTCAACGCCGTTGGAACTTAATATTACAACTAATAATCTGAATAATCATGTCATGTCTcatgcaaattctggaaagtcTAAGATGCATGAATGCTCTATATGTCATCGAACATTCTCGTCTGGACAAGCTCTGGGAGGGCACAAGAGGTGCCATTGGCTCCAAAGCGATGGCGCTTACATGCCAAGTTTTCATGAACATTTCCAAAACTATAGTGCCCAAAGTTTCCAAAATGTGGGAGTTATGAGTTCCACAATGCTTGATCTGAACCTTCCTCCTACCCTCGATAACACAAAAAGAAATATCGCAAAAATCAACATGAATATTGAAGACAATGACGAAAAACAAATTGGCCAAAAGAGTAATCTGGAAGCTGCTATGGGTCTTTCATTGCATGATTATAGACTCGGAGAAAATGGTAGGGAGACAAAGGTGGTAAAACTGAGCAATGTCAACAAAGAAATGGAGTTGGATCAAGTGTCTTCTCCATGGTTGCAGGTTGGGCTGGCTTCAACTACTGGTTAAAGCAATATTTTGTTTTTTTGAAATCAATAAACATTGTTTATAATGTAAGTACTTACATCATTAAAGAATCATCAAAGATATCATCAGAATACAGATATAATTGTAATAATGTTATGAATCATTGTAAATAAACTGATACTTTCTTACGGTCTTCACTATAAAAGTTTGCATAATTGTCGATCAGAGCTGTTTGCAGTGGTGTGCTTTGAGTAATCATTAATGATAAAAAAAAATGGTTTTGAAAATTTCTTGTTCCGTTTCTTGTTCACAACTAGGCCATGGAAGAGCTATAAACTACCAAACAAAAGATAAACATATAACACCAATTTGGTTCAGTATTACATCAGTAATCAAGTTGTGGCTCCACGTCTTGTCCGGTGAATGTTCAAATCACGGTTAACTTAGGCAACCTATCGATTTCCAGCCAGATCCAGCATCTGCAACAAAGAGCTGATGCAGAGTCTACAGAAAAAATAATTGGCTAATATTTAGGAAAAAAAACATAAAAGCCAGAGCCAGACAAATTATACCAGAACAAAAAATAGGCCATCAGAATATTATTAGAGAACTATTGTCAAGGTTCCTTGACAATTATAAAACTGAAAGTTGTGAAGTTCTATAAATCAAAGGTTGGCGAATATATAGACCAGAAAGCGAAAGAGATTATTGCATTCTGCTATATGTAGAAAAAAATCAGCATGTTCATTCTAATTATCATACAGAAATTTGATTTCTTGCTAGTTGCAGCAAACAGCGATATACATTTCTGACACCTAAACAAAGACCGTAACTAGCATCTATATCATTATCCTAATACAGTTTGTGATTCAGCTtaaaaatcaagggcaactacATGTGTGAACTACCCTATTCAATTAATTTCTGCGGCATGATCATGTTGCAAAAATAATAGCTACATTCATACCCCAGGATAATAAGTTTTGTCCACCTTCTGAAAGGTAGATGAGGTTATTAGTGAGGTAGATTGATTAATTTGGAACTTTTAGGCATCAATCAGTATGTCAGAAAAATCACAATGATGTAAAGGTACTTGTATACGTTCGTGTGTAGCAACAGAAACAAACAACTAGAATGATTTTGTAAGAAGGACGAAGACGTATGCTTGAACAAGTGGAAGAATGAGGTGAGGAAGTCCACCATGTCTTCGACATCTAAAATAGTTGCAGCTGATGCTTTGCCTCTCAGCAGCAAGGGGAACATGACAGGAACCCCCAACTCAATGTTTTCTCCTGCTCGGTAATGTGATAATTTAGCAACAGAAATCATTATTTGTAGTTGTTTTCAGAACTGCAGGAAGGTGTTGAAATCTACGGATTTCATCTGCTCAACACAATTATCTGACTCCATTCTAAGCTCTTCAAATTCAAATTTAGCAGCATACGCTGATAACTGTGAGACATTACGTTTtctattaaaattttaatatgaCATGTTTACACAGAAAATTGCATCACTAGCTACTACATTCCTCTGTTCATTTGAGATTTTAAGATACGCGCGCTTATTTTGCCTTTCTTAGCGTCAAAAAACTGAATCTATACCAAATGTTCCTGTTTCAAATTACGACAACCTTGAAGACGATGTACCACGCCGCCACTAGTAATCAGCGTTGGCAGTCCTTACTATAGGCGAGCAAGAACTACGTCTAGGACACTATTACACTCAAAACttccaaaattttcaactttttaagaaaatatatatatgaaattGCATGTAATGTTCCCCAATATTTAACTAATACACAggaatatataatatttaatgaGGTCTTTTCTTTATTCAATTGTCCAGCCGTGCTGCAGCTCCATTTTTATAGTAAAACTTTAAGAGgctttttttattataattgGGCTTTTTGGGCCTTTAGCTAAATACTACTCCCTTTATCCCGACCATTTCTCTATAGTTTTCTTTTGGAATAtctcatccaattttttacatttcaaaacttaccaaaaatagtcaaTGGGTCCCACCACTTTCCCACATTTCCTCCATTTTCACATTACTTTTACTCCACTATCTCTcatttatacattaaaaatcaatgggtcccaccacttcacacactttctttctctttttcactacttCATACATATTTCTTAACATTCGTGCTCAAACCAAACGTAAAGAATTGGCCGAGACGAGGGAGTATCGATTTATTACAATAAAGTCATCTTGGGCCTTTTGCTTTGAGTCCATGTTCCAACATTTGTCCCCCCTTATGTTGAGCAAAATCTTTAGATTTGCTTCTGGAATTTTGACTCTGAAAATTGAATAAAAAGAATAATGATATAAATAAGGTTAGAGTTAGGATAAAACGTAATTAAAATCATGACTAGTGTAAAAAGTATAACAAAATGTAACGTGACAAATAAAACTTGAGTGTGGACTCATTGTGTTTTGTTTGTTGTTTGTTATCTTGCTTTTTTTAggctgtatgtatatatattccGCATATATATATTCAGGAGGCATTTTTTTATTGGAAGATTGCGCAACCGTTCGGCTTACTTGAAAATCATACATAACCGCCGCGGGACTAAATCTTTTGCCACTCCATATCCTTGCTATCACTGTAAATTCTCCTTCTTTATCTTCTCTTTCTTTACTAAGTTTCGAGCTTTGTACTTTGCAATTGTATATGTCATATCTCTTCCTCGTAGTTCTTGTGTTAAACATTATATCTTTTAGAACAAATCATGAATGTAGTTagttcttcttcttcttctatcAAGACTATATCTGATCGAAACCCTGAGAAAAGGACCCTCGAGGAGGTGACCAAGAGTCTTCGTGGAATCGGAATCACTTGGAGATTCCTTATCATCTAGCACAGTGTCATTCTTTTGATTTTTAGGATGAGAATGAGCTATTGAAGGGTGTCAGTGTTGAAAGTCAAGTTTCTACTCCGATGACCCTCGAACCCTGGCCCTTAGGAATCGTGTTTTGGAGGAGAGTCGTCATTTGGAAAGGGGGAATTTTTAGATAAGTCTAGTCTTAACTACCTTAGCCATTATAAAAACAAAGAGGTCCCGCTAAAAAAGTTGAAGACGTACGTTGATTTAGCTAACGGGTATAGGTATCGAGTTCTGATAACTGATGAGCGTGTTTAGATGATGTCGGAATATGGCATGCACGGCATCCCGATGCTTTTATTTTATTTCGGTCTTCGGTTGCCAATGCATCCTTTTTCCAGGTGATGTATGAGGCTATAGGGTGTGGAGTTGGCCAATTGGCACCTAACTTAGTTGCTCAGATTAGTGTCTTTATAGCTTTATGTTGTGATAGAGATAGGGTTCCTTCTATCAAGTTGTTTTTCTTGATATATGAGGTACGTTATCACGAGGGTCAAGTTTACTTTGACACACGTCACAAATTAATGAAGATTGTGAGTTGTAGATCGTCGAACTCGGGCTATCATGCTAAGTGGTTGTATATCGGGGTCCGGATTTAGAATTTGTGAGGTCGTGTAGGAAGATCTGTGAGGCTACCATCGATTACCTGAATGGTTTAGGTAAGTACGACAGGGAGTATCTGGATGAGTTTCATGGAAACCGATTGATATACACTCATTTGCAATTGAAAGATCCTCATTTCTTGGAGATGCATGATTGTAAGAAAAAAGATGTTAACATATTTTGACTGTCATATTTTACACTTGGATTTTTATTTTGTGATTATAAATGTCTTTATTTCCGTCTTGTTTGTTGTTTTCATATCCCCCTTATGCCCTGACTAActttttcattttttctttctCATCTTTTTGCAGTAGTCGGGACTTCTTTGAAGAATATTCTAAACAGTGGAGTGCTTGGTGAAATGGATAAGGCCGTACTTTTGTTGGTGCAGATAGCATCAGGGGGTGTCATCGATGCTGTTAGGGTCGGGCCTTTGAAGCCTAACCATACAGTTTCAATCAAACTTTTGGATGAGCATGGCGAGAAAGTTGTGGAGGATGCTGGATAGGTGGTTGCTGATGTCGTCCCTCCAGGAGACAACCCATGTAGGAGTCATCGTGGTGATGTGGAGAAGAGTAATGTTGGCGAGATTGAAGCAGCTGTGACGGGAGTAAATAAGGCTGTTACTCTTATCGGTAACAGAGTTCTTATGTCTAATAATTTCGCCCCTCGTGTTCGACGAGAGCCTGTTCGTGTTGAGATTCAGCCTTCGAAGCGCTGGACAGGTGGTTCGACCGTTCCTCTCTGAGCTTTTAAGATTTTTAATTTGCCTCAGGATTCTGTAGCTTATGAGGGTACGCGACGAGACGAGATCGTGGATCGGTGTAAGGGGTGAATTGGTTGGGTAATATAGTTTTTTTTACTATCGTGTATCTTAGTttctttatattattattgttgttttaTCATTTAGTTCTTTTTGTGTGGCTATGCAGTTTCTTGCTGATTTTATGCATGTTTTGGAGGAGTATAAGGACGATGCCGGTAATGATGTTTAAATGAAGTTGGAAGCTGAGGTGTCAGCGTTGAAGGAAAAGAGGAAGAAGTTGAAGGTGAGTTTTACTGAAGCCGACAGACGCGCGGGTAATCTTTTCAATAAGAACTACGCTTTGTCCAAGCGGGTTGGAGAGCTGAAGGCCTCCGAGAAATCTTTGGTTGATAAGGTGTAGGAACTCGAGACTCAGCTTCGAGAAGCGGAGAAGGAAAGGGATGCTGAGAGGACCAAATGCGAGGGTTTGGGGCTTCAGGTAGAAGGAGTTATGAATCTTATAAGTTGACTGCTGAGGAAAATGTAAAGCTTAAGGCCAAGGTGCCAAAGGTTGTAGAGTATATCATGTCGGCTCTCGTAGATGGATATGGTCGATATGTTCGTCGGTTTGTTGATGCTGGATTTAACGTCGAGGGTCACTCTTTTGAAGACTGTATTCAAGACTTTGCAGCCTCGCAAGTCAAGAATCCGGCTGGAGGATATCAGGACGAAGGTGGAGGTTTTTGAAGGTGGGGCCCCCACGATGGTTGTAATCTTTACTTTCTTTATGAATTGCTCTTATTTTTCTGCTACTTGGTTTTTATATTTTTCGGATTATTTACAGTATTTGGGCTTGGGTTTGgattttatttcttttctttccgtTAAATTCCTTACAGTGGGAGTGTTCGTATAAATAAAGTGTGATTGTTTTTATTTCCTGCAAATATTTGATATGCACTAGGGTCGCGCATTGTGTAGTCCATAATGAAACTTCAAGGTCAGTAACCAAGCTTTCCCAAACTACTTTTAAGTTTTTCGAATCTAAAGTTGCACAAGGTTTTTCTCGATCATATGGAACTTTTTCCAATAAAATGTGAATGTTTGCTTAAACTTTAAGGTGGGTATGTTTTGTGATCGTTTATTTAACATTTTCCGGAAAGTTTAGATGTTACGTTGCTGCATCAATTTGACTTATTCCTGCTTCTCTGTGAAATGGAAATTGGTGGATATAATAGAGGTGTCATTTTATAGCTATTTGACATTTTTTCAAGTTTTGGCATAACGAATTCTAAGGAGACATTTTGAAGCTTGCATTTCCATAAATTAATGATCCCCCGAAGGGGGTCTCATAGCGACCCTCATTGCATCGAGGGTTGATTTTTGAATTGATAAATAACGTCTCATAAGTTTCGAATATTACACACAAAAGTAAATTACTGGTATAACTTCTTAAGATAAATATCATTCCAAGAATTTTTAACTGGTTGACCGTCGAGGTGTGCTAGTTCATAGGTCCCTGTGCGGACCACACTCGAGACCCGGTATGGATCTTTCCAAGTCGGTTTTAACTTTCCTGACACTGTGGGCTGCGATGCTGCGGAATCACGGAGTACCAAGTCATCGACCTTAAGATTCTTGGCCTTGACTTTCTTGTTGAAGTACTTGGTCATTTTCTCCTGTTGTGCAATCATTCAGAGCCGTGACTCCTCTCTTATTTCCTCGAGCAGGTCATTGTAAAAACACAGGCCCTCGAGAGCTAGTGAAGGGTTGAAGACCTCGACACGTGGGGAGATTAAGCTTACTTGGACAGGTAGGACCGCGTTGACACCATATGCCAAACGGAACGGCATTTTTCCAGTTGCGGACCGGGGTGTCATTCTGTAGGACCACAGTACATTCGGGAGTTCGTCGACCCAGCAGCGAGGGATTTCTTCAATTCTTTTCTTTAAGCCATGCAGGATAGTTCTATTTGTCACTTTTGCTagcccattggcttgtgggtaTGCGACCAAGGCTTtgatgtactggatttttagttcATCTAAGGCTTTCTAAAATTGAGCCCCCACAAATTGTGTGCCATTATCGGAAACGAGAATCCTTGGGACTTTAAACCAGAACACGACGTGTTCCATGAAGAATTCAATCATTTATTTCTCTCTGATTTTGGAAAGAGGCTTTGTTTCGACTTATTTGGTTGCATAATCCACCCTGACTACAATATATTGGCACTGATTTTTGGTTTTTAACGAATATACGGGAATAATATTTAATGAGGTCTTTTCTTTGTTCAATTATCCAACCCGTACAAATGTGCTCTGGCTCCCTTTTTATAAGAAAGCTTTAAGAGGCTTTTTTATTACAATTGGGCTTTTTGGGCCTTATACTAAatactatttttttttattataataaagTTATTTTGGACCTTTTGCTTTGAGTTCATGGTCCAACAGCATGGTATATGTGTTTTAGGGCCCCTTAAATTAATTTTGACTAGAGGACTTAGTCTCAAAGACGGGCCATGCTCGTAATACATATAGAATCCAGCTTATCTCTCCCTCATTGAAGCTATGCATGATGAGTTATGACTAATAGTATGTGACACCTTTTTTCAGCAATGCAAGGCTTACATTTACGTTTAGCGACAATTCAAAACACATGTATATAAACTATAAAGAACTTATTAGCAAAGAAAAAGGATATAAAGAACTGAAATGAATCATCTAACTACATTAATAATATTGAACTTGAGATCTGTAACAGAAATAACATATTTGTAGTATGTTAATATTTTGAACACGAACAACCCTCTAAAACTCGATTTACCATGACATGAATGCCCCAATCTTTACTGACATTTGAATAAAGAACGTAATTTTTTTAATTACAGTTTTGGTCATTTATTTACCTGTGTTGTGTGTATTGGGCCTTTAATAAGAGCAGACAAGTAATCCATGCAAAATtagtaataaaaaatataataaaatgaTGGTGCTAATATGATACTTTAATTGATGTTATTTATGTTAATACATGACTTCATTCTAATCAAAATCTATATCATATTATTTTGTGTaaaatgtaatatccgggaaattcGCGTATTGTATTTTCTGAATAAGTGTGAATTTGTGTGAAATTAAAAATGATTATATGGATTTACTTTGTTTCAATTTGATGTGCCTATAAGTGGTATATGTATTGATATTGACATAACAATGAAGCGAAAGTTTGATCGATACCAGTTTTCGTGTGTTTTGCGTAAATGAGTACGTGTATCATTTTATTGGAAaat
This genomic interval from Apium graveolens cultivar Ventura chromosome 8, ASM990537v1, whole genome shotgun sequence contains the following:
- the LOC141679041 gene encoding zinc finger protein ZAT9-like, encoding MAMVVEESNHKESTSSILHYCKICNRGFTCGGALGGHMRAHNIAEVIDRIHGDQQHQPATSKADYGHESQGDKHSYYLRRTSNRFVSFRSSPRGDYYGKSSFDEDKMSVFSSLEGEGGGANRGYILEYLRAKEFQSFDEFRISRDEEDLANFLVTLSANNSCNEEDYYNNKSKEVAKGLFQCKACKKVFNSHQALGGHRASHKKVKGCYAARFDHLTSADTDIANEDSSSHDEFSTPLELNITTNNLNNHVMSHANSGKSKMHECSICHRTFSSGQALGGHKRCHWLQSDGAYMPSFHEHFQNYSAQSFQNVGVMSSTMLDLNLPPTLDNTKRNIAKINMNIEDNDEKQIGQKSNLEAAMGLSLHDYRLGENGRETKVVKLSNVNKEMELDQVSSPWLQVGLASTTG